In the genome of Methanobrevibacter ruminantium, one region contains:
- a CDS encoding ParA family protein, with product MGETIAVMNQKGGCGKTTTVVNLATSLAAMGKAVLVVDMDPQANATTSFGINKTEIKKTVYTALVNECSVQKATIPTKIENLFILPSNIDLSGIEVELSKEANYHIALKNLLEP from the coding sequence ATGGGAGAAACTATTGCCGTAATGAATCAGAAAGGCGGATGTGGAAAGACTACAACTGTAGTGAATTTGGCAACATCACTTGCTGCTATGGGAAAGGCAGTTCTTGTAGTTGATATGGATCCGCAAGCTAACGCTACAACAAGTTTTGGAATAAATAAAACTGAAATCAAGAAAACTGTATACACAGCTTTAGTAAACGAATGCAGTGTTCAAAAAGCTACTATTCCTACAAAAATCGAAAACCTGTTCATACTTCCAAGCAATATCGACTTAAGCGGTATTGAAGTGGAATTGAGCAAGGAAGCGAATTATCATATAGCTTTAAAGAACTTGCTTGAACCGAT
- a CDS encoding TrpB-like pyridoxal phosphate-dependent enzyme, with protein sequence MQYRIDLSNDEVPTKWYNINADLPVELPAPKNSEGKDQISTLPQIFVNECLNQEFATDRYISIPKEVRELYQRLGRPTPLVRARGLEEKLNTPAKIYYKREDTSPTGSHKLNSAIAQAYYAKKEGIERITTETGAGQWGTALSLAASMMGIDCTVYMVRVSYNQKPFRKTIMQLYDGEVHASPSEHTEVGRKVLAEHPDTPGSLGIAISEAVEDALTDDKVKYTLGSVLNHVILHQTTIGQEIKLQLEKVEEEPDTMIACVGGGSNFGGSLFPFIKDKIQGNSDTEFIAVEPSACPTLTQGEYRYDFGDEVGFTPLLKMFTLGHNFVAPSVHAGGLRYHGMNTQVSLLRDLGYIKPVAVHQRDVFAAGKMFAMCEGVIPAPETNHAIKAAIDEAKKCKETGEEKTIVVNFSGHGLLDFKGYASYMDGSMENSK encoded by the coding sequence ATGCAATACAGAATTGATTTATCTAATGACGAAGTACCAACCAAATGGTATAATATTAACGCTGATTTACCTGTAGAACTTCCTGCTCCTAAAAACAGTGAAGGAAAAGATCAAATAAGCACATTACCTCAAATATTCGTAAACGAATGTCTTAATCAAGAGTTCGCTACTGACAGATACATTAGTATCCCAAAAGAAGTAAGGGAACTCTACCAAAGATTAGGAAGACCTACTCCTTTAGTTAGAGCAAGAGGATTGGAAGAAAAACTTAATACGCCCGCAAAAATCTATTATAAGCGGGAAGATACATCCCCTACCGGAAGTCACAAGTTAAACAGTGCAATAGCTCAAGCATACTATGCTAAAAAGGAAGGTATTGAAAGAATTACCACAGAAACCGGTGCAGGACAATGGGGTACCGCTTTATCCCTTGCAGCTTCCATGATGGGAATCGATTGTACCGTTTATATGGTAAGGGTTTCATATAATCAAAAGCCTTTCAGAAAAACAATCATGCAATTGTATGACGGAGAGGTTCATGCTTCCCCAAGTGAACATACCGAAGTGGGTAGAAAAGTTCTTGCAGAACATCCAGACACTCCAGGTTCCCTTGGAATAGCTATTTCTGAAGCTGTAGAGGATGCTTTAACCGATGATAAAGTAAAATACACATTAGGAAGTGTATTGAACCACGTTATCTTGCATCAAACTACAATCGGTCAGGAAATTAAATTGCAGCTTGAAAAAGTTGAAGAAGAGCCAGATACAATGATTGCTTGTGTTGGTGGAGGAAGTAACTTCGGTGGATCCTTGTTCCCATTCATAAAGGATAAGATCCAAGGTAATTCCGATACTGAATTCATTGCTGTAGAACCTTCTGCATGTCCTACATTGACTCAAGGGGAATACAGATACGACTTTGGTGATGAAGTTGGATTCACTCCTCTCTTGAAGATGTTTACATTAGGACACAACTTCGTTGCTCCTTCTGTACATGCAGGGGGACTTAGATACCACGGTATGAACACTCAAGTATCCTTGCTTAGAGACTTAGGCTACATCAAACCTGTAGCAGTTCACCAAAGAGATGTGTTTGCAGCAGGTAAAATGTTTGCAATGTGCGAAGGAGTCATTCCAGCACCTGAAACAAACCATGCAATCAAGGCAGCTATTGATGAAGCTAAAAAATGTAAGGAAACTGGTGAAGAGAAAACTATTGTTGTTAACTTCTCTGGCCATGGTTTATTGGACTTCAAAGGTTACGCAAGTTATATGGATGGATCTATGGAAAACTCCAAATAG
- a CDS encoding DUF1786 domain-containing protein: protein MKILAIDVGTGTEDILLYDSEKEIENSMKLVIPSPHLTIGQMISECESDIYFGGVIMGGGKIKDRCLEHMEKGYKVVFEDLAARTIRDNIDQVKSYGFEIAEDNAYENDPTYSNYAKISLKDVDVNHLIDIFSSFDLDLSVDELIVAVQDHGYSDDMGDRDFRFEKIKEKLPEPMEPETFAMEAEEVPEYFTRMQSVIKSLAKENPEFKPVLMDTKFASIAGVCYDKEVLKLNSFVVMDIGNGHTTVASIEDGKIQGVFEHHTRDLTSQRLEELVLALADGTIKHEDVHSEGGHGAFALNPISKLEKVIVAGPKRALIEGTDLDYYHAAPGGDVMMTGTVGLVKSMEFLRKNK, encoded by the coding sequence ATGAAAATTTTAGCTATTGATGTAGGAACCGGTACTGAAGACATCTTATTGTATGACAGTGAAAAAGAGATAGAAAATTCAATGAAATTGGTCATTCCGTCTCCCCATTTAACCATTGGCCAGATGATATCAGAATGTGAAAGTGACATTTACTTTGGTGGCGTCATCATGGGAGGGGGAAAGATCAAGGATAGATGTCTTGAACATATGGAAAAAGGATATAAGGTCGTTTTTGAAGATTTGGCGGCAAGAACAATCCGTGACAATATAGATCAAGTAAAGTCTTATGGATTTGAAATAGCAGAGGATAATGCATATGAAAATGATCCTACCTATTCCAATTATGCAAAAATTTCATTAAAAGACGTTGATGTAAACCATTTAATTGACATATTCTCTTCTTTTGACCTTGACTTGAGCGTGGATGAGCTCATTGTAGCTGTTCAAGATCATGGATACAGTGATGATATGGGAGATAGAGACTTCAGATTCGAGAAAATCAAGGAAAAGCTTCCAGAACCTATGGAGCCGGAAACATTTGCAATGGAAGCTGAAGAAGTTCCTGAATACTTTACAAGAATGCAATCCGTCATCAAGTCATTAGCTAAAGAGAATCCTGAATTCAAGCCGGTTCTCATGGATACCAAGTTTGCATCAATCGCTGGAGTATGCTACGATAAGGAAGTTCTAAAGCTAAACAGCTTTGTTGTTATGGATATAGGCAATGGACATACTACTGTAGCATCAATTGAAGACGGTAAAATACAAGGAGTATTCGAGCACCACACAAGAGATTTAACCTCTCAAAGACTTGAAGAACTAGTCTTAGCCCTTGCTGACGGAACAATCAAGCATGAGGATGTCCATAGTGAAGGAGGGCACGGCGCATTTGCATTGAATCCTATATCTAAATTGGAAAAGGTAATTGTTGCTGGCCCAAAAAGAGCATTGATTGAAGGCACAGATCTTGACTATTATCATGCAGCTCCAGGTGGAGATGTTATGATGACCGGTACTGTTGGCCTTGTAAAGTCAATGGAATTCCTAAGAAAAAATAAATAA
- a CDS encoding PHP domain-containing protein, with product MKFDPHIHSVYSGDSRSEVIDILIEAEKKGLDAIAISDHNEIEGSRLARSYGGNIIVVPSIEISSDKGHILGLGVDEIIPKGLSAVETVDRIHDAGGLAIVPHPFSYYRHGLFCNVDKNLVVDGVETKNARYIFGYSNKQAETLAYNKRLATLGASDSHFLKSVGDAFTEVNTKGDDSVDGILKAIKHRRCKAMGHRTSNFLIAKEVFVKKVLRRYPKREE from the coding sequence ATGAAATTTGATCCACATATCCATAGTGTTTATTCAGGTGATTCCCGTTCAGAAGTAATAGACATTCTAATAGAAGCTGAAAAGAAAGGGCTAGATGCTATTGCAATCAGTGATCATAATGAAATTGAAGGTTCAAGACTTGCAAGGTCTTATGGCGGCAATATCATTGTAGTTCCATCTATAGAAATATCTTCTGACAAAGGCCATATTTTAGGATTAGGTGTGGATGAAATCATTCCAAAGGGACTATCTGCTGTAGAGACTGTAGACAGGATTCATGATGCAGGTGGACTTGCAATTGTTCCTCATCCATTTTCATATTATAGGCATGGGCTTTTCTGCAATGTTGACAAGAATCTTGTTGTCGATGGTGTGGAAACAAAAAATGCAAGGTACATTTTCGGATACTCCAACAAGCAGGCAGAAACATTGGCATACAATAAAAGGCTTGCAACCTTAGGTGCTAGTGACTCTCATTTTCTAAAGTCAGTTGGAGATGCATTTACAGAAGTCAACACCAAGGGGGACGATTCTGTAGACGGTATCCTAAAAGCCATTAAGCATAGAAGATGCAAGGCTATGGGTCATAGAACAAGCAATTTCCTGATAGCTAAGGAAGTCTTTGTAAAGAAAGTCCTTAGAAGATATCCAAAAAGAGAAGAGTAA
- a CDS encoding DUF63 family protein produces MPTVDTFLPDIIQSTFFSGYTVFNTVVYTLILVVFILAIIKMFKKLEIDPLSIFYSIIPFIFLGSSTRALVDNGVYPKTVFLITPGLYILVGLITILSFLFCICLFTKKGIDYRYSLFSIGIIFSLPNMISFSNVNSTAIIHVILTWIFTSLIFIGLVFLVLYIKNNILDSIDKIDLSKFIAKMKKYKINFSIVLAHLFDASTTYVAVEYFNYSEQHVLPNALNQLFDTYLTLFPMKIIVIVAVLYIIDQYFDDLTIKNLLKLTVFVLGLAPGLRNILTMALATI; encoded by the coding sequence ATGCCAACTGTAGACACTTTTCTTCCAGACATTATACAAAGCACTTTTTTCTCTGGATACACTGTTTTCAATACAGTGGTGTATACCTTGATTTTAGTGGTATTCATATTGGCAATTATCAAAATGTTTAAGAAGTTGGAGATTGACCCGCTATCAATTTTCTATTCAATCATCCCATTTATTTTTCTTGGATCATCCACTCGCGCTTTAGTTGATAATGGAGTTTATCCAAAAACAGTTTTTCTAATTACTCCAGGACTTTATATTCTTGTAGGATTGATAACAATCCTGTCATTCTTATTTTGCATATGCCTATTTACAAAAAAAGGGATTGATTACAGGTATTCGTTGTTTTCCATAGGAATAATTTTTTCATTGCCTAATATGATCTCATTCTCAAATGTGAATTCTACAGCAATAATTCATGTCATATTGACATGGATATTCACATCTTTGATATTTATTGGGCTCGTGTTTTTAGTTTTATATATTAAGAACAATATTCTTGACAGTATTGATAAGATTGACCTTTCCAAGTTCATTGCAAAAATGAAAAAATATAAAATCAATTTTTCAATTGTGCTAGCACATTTGTTCGATGCATCAACAACATATGTTGCTGTAGAATACTTCAATTATTCAGAACAGCATGTTTTACCAAATGCTCTAAATCAGTTATTCGATACATATCTTACTTTATTTCCTATGAAAATTATAGTAATCGTTGCAGTCTTATACATAATCGATCAATATTTCGATGACTTAACTATAAAAAATCTATTAAAATTAACAGTATTTGTATTAGGATTAGCCCCAGGTTTGAGGAATATTTTGACCATGGCTCTCGCAACAATATAA
- a CDS encoding 2-isopropylmalate synthase: MNIDVVKEELKIPDKIRIFDTTLRDGEQAPGIALTVDEKIKIAQKLDELGVDTIEMGFPTVSEGERKAAKRMVELGFKSNLCGLARVLKKDIDAVIDSDLSYAHLFIGTSPLHRDYKLKKSKEEILNQAIEAVEYAKDHGLTVEFSAEDATRTELNYLIEFYKGVEGAGADIINVPDTVGILVPSTTRDLIRILRKKINVPISLHFHNDFGLAVSNSIIGIEEGANQAHCTINGIGERAGNTSLEELVVSLKIAYEANIGVDTTKLYDTSNFIGSITGIKMPPTKPIVGENAFAHESGIHVDGILKNSSTYEPIPPELVGHKRRIALGKHTGHAGIKSKLEEFNIEVSPKQFENIYNQVKTLGDKGKCITDEDLKSIAITELSTSGKEYIKLLGMSVMTGESVSATATVRLSIEGKVIETSQIGVGPVDAAIGAIKSLVKETVDINLEEYRLEAVSGGTDALAETFVVISDKEGHRATGRATREDVIISSVVAVINSINRLLAIEKNS, encoded by the coding sequence ATAAACATTGATGTTGTGAAGGAAGAATTGAAGATTCCTGATAAGATCAGAATCTTTGATACAACCTTAAGGGATGGGGAACAGGCTCCAGGCATCGCTTTAACAGTAGATGAGAAAATTAAGATAGCTCAAAAGCTGGATGAGCTTGGAGTGGACACCATAGAAATGGGTTTTCCAACTGTATCAGAAGGTGAAAGAAAGGCTGCTAAAAGAATGGTGGAATTAGGATTCAAATCCAATTTATGCGGTCTTGCAAGAGTATTGAAAAAGGATATCGATGCAGTGATCGACTCTGACTTATCATATGCACATTTGTTTATTGGAACTTCCCCACTTCATAGAGACTATAAATTGAAAAAGTCAAAAGAGGAAATATTGAATCAAGCTATTGAAGCGGTTGAATATGCTAAGGACCATGGCCTTACTGTGGAATTTTCAGCAGAAGACGCTACAAGAACAGAACTTAATTACCTAATAGAATTCTACAAAGGTGTTGAAGGTGCAGGAGCAGACATAATAAATGTGCCCGACACTGTAGGAATTCTAGTTCCATCCACTACAAGAGATTTGATAAGGATTTTAAGAAAGAAAATCAATGTTCCGATAAGCCTTCATTTCCACAATGACTTTGGACTTGCAGTATCAAATTCAATCATTGGTATTGAAGAAGGTGCAAATCAGGCTCATTGTACAATTAACGGTATCGGTGAGAGAGCTGGAAACACCTCTCTAGAGGAACTTGTAGTGAGCTTAAAGATTGCTTATGAAGCAAATATCGGTGTGGATACAACTAAACTCTATGACACTTCCAATTTCATAGGATCCATTACAGGTATAAAGATGCCTCCTACAAAACCTATAGTTGGGGAAAATGCATTCGCTCATGAATCAGGCATCCATGTAGATGGAATATTGAAAAACAGTTCCACATATGAACCTATTCCCCCTGAACTTGTAGGTCACAAAAGAAGAATTGCCCTTGGAAAGCATACCGGCCATGCTGGAATAAAGTCCAAATTGGAAGAGTTCAATATAGAGGTAAGTCCTAAGCAATTCGAAAACATTTACAATCAAGTGAAAACACTTGGCGATAAAGGTAAATGCATTACAGATGAGGACTTGAAATCAATTGCAATTACAGAATTGAGTACAAGTGGCAAAGAGTACATCAAGCTACTTGGAATGAGTGTAATGACTGGGGAATCTGTATCTGCAACAGCAACTGTAAGGCTTTCAATTGAAGGAAAAGTCATTGAAACCTCTCAGATTGGAGTGGGTCCAGTTGATGCTGCTATCGGTGCAATCAAGTCACTTGTAAAGGAAACCGTTGACATTAACCTTGAAGAGTACAGACTTGAGGCTGTAAGCGGTGGTACCGATGCATTGGCAGAAACCTTTGTAGTGATTTCAGACAAGGAGGGCCATAGGGCAACAGGAAGAGCTACAAGAGAGGACGTAATCATCTCAAGTGTAGTTGCGGTAATCAACTCAATCAACAGATTATTGGCTATTGAGAAAAATAGCTAA
- a CDS encoding radical SAM protein, whose amino-acid sequence MSTLEKMQVLADNAQYDLCDYVSHSKSSQVNLPGIYHATGHNGCKIPLFKTLMTNKCKNDCKYCINQSKRNFTRLELSPEELSRAFLHYYNNGYVNGLFLSSGIGDTIDNTMEKTIETARILRKDYGYDDYIHLKIIPGASKDSIKRAMSLANRVSLNIEAATKDGLNEITSTKDYNKDILKRLDWMNEIARKNPSFAKSGHTTQLIVGANDETDLEILKRMESLYKKVDLRRSYFSAFSPVEGTEFEKKESCNTDRTAKLYHADALISDYKFDVKELVFDENDKLSLKEDPKILAAREMDIFPVEINYASYKKLIRVPGIGPKSARKIMAIRKNKPFKKLEELQRIGVVVKRAEPYIKLDGNYQSALDNY is encoded by the coding sequence ATGTCTACATTAGAAAAAATGCAGGTTTTGGCAGATAATGCACAATATGATCTGTGCGATTATGTCAGCCATAGCAAGAGCTCACAGGTGAATCTCCCTGGGATTTATCATGCCACTGGACATAATGGATGCAAGATACCCCTCTTTAAGACATTGATGACAAACAAGTGCAAAAACGACTGCAAATATTGCATAAACCAAAGCAAACGCAATTTCACCCGTCTTGAATTAAGTCCTGAAGAGCTTTCAAGAGCATTCCTTCATTACTACAACAACGGTTATGTAAATGGTCTATTTTTAAGTTCCGGAATTGGAGATACAATAGACAACACGATGGAAAAGACCATAGAGACTGCAAGGATACTAAGAAAGGACTATGGATATGATGATTACATACATCTTAAAATCATTCCTGGTGCATCAAAGGATTCCATCAAAAGGGCAATGAGTTTGGCAAATAGGGTAAGCCTAAACATTGAAGCCGCTACAAAAGATGGCCTTAATGAAATCACAAGCACAAAGGATTACAACAAGGATATTCTAAAAAGGCTTGATTGGATGAATGAAATAGCTAGAAAGAATCCAAGCTTTGCAAAATCCGGCCATACCACACAATTGATTGTAGGTGCAAATGATGAAACAGACCTTGAAATCCTTAAAAGAATGGAAAGCCTGTATAAGAAAGTGGACTTGAGACGTAGCTACTTCAGTGCATTTTCACCTGTAGAAGGAACAGAATTTGAGAAAAAGGAATCCTGCAATACAGATAGAACTGCAAAACTCTATCATGCTGATGCCTTGATAAGCGATTATAAGTTTGATGTGAAGGAACTTGTATTTGATGAGAATGACAAATTATCCTTAAAGGAAGATCCGAAGATATTGGCTGCAAGGGAAATGGACATTTTCCCTGTAGAAATTAACTACGCTTCCTATAAAAAACTTATACGAGTGCCAGGAATCGGCCCTAAATCTGCAAGGAAAATTATGGCAATACGCAAAAACAAACCATTCAAGAAACTGGAAGAGCTTCAAAGAATTGGGGTTGTTGTAAAAAGAGCTGAACCATACATTAAATTGGATGGTAACTACCAGTCAGCTTTAGACAATTATTAA
- a CDS encoding cobyrinate a,c-diamide synthase translates to MKVVLAGTGSAVGKTTISTGIMKALQDENVQPFKVGPDFIDPSYHTIATGNVSRNLDSFFMDEFQIINSFERALKISKSNMGIIEGVRGLYEGISPISDIGNTASIAKALDAPVVLLMDSRSLVKSAAAVVLGFKALDPDVRIEGVILNKVKGQRHFLKAKESVEKLANVPVIGGIPRNEEIAVEERHLGLVPALEKEKINRNIELWGHIAEEYIDLDALKDIMKTSSKSAVKDNMNKSIESMEDDYNQGHRVDLSIHEDEFNREHNEAINLEVTNGSKPGELWKTGNNAPIKIGVAIDEIFTFYYKETLESLEENGAKIVPFSPYKDEEIPDVDALYIGGGYPEVFKKELSENESMLKSINKFHKEHRPIYGECGGLIYLSESIDGLGMVNAIPYSAEMTPRVQGLNYVVARSNKDNLISEKGDIFRAHEFHYTKLNIDRTDELVFDVLRGRGVLNNMDGVSIGNTLANYIHIHACSCPNFAYNFTKNIAELD, encoded by the coding sequence ATGAAAGTCGTACTAGCTGGAACTGGAAGTGCTGTTGGAAAAACAACTATTTCTACAGGAATCATGAAAGCACTTCAAGATGAAAATGTTCAACCATTTAAGGTTGGCCCTGATTTTATTGACCCTTCTTACCATACAATTGCTACAGGCAATGTATCAAGGAACTTGGATTCATTTTTCATGGATGAGTTTCAAATAATCAATTCATTTGAAAGGGCACTCAAGATATCCAAGTCCAATATGGGAATTATTGAAGGTGTAAGAGGCCTATATGAAGGTATCAGTCCTATCAGTGATATAGGTAACACTGCCTCAATTGCAAAGGCTTTAGATGCTCCTGTAGTACTTCTTATGGATTCAAGAAGCTTGGTGAAAAGTGCGGCTGCTGTTGTGTTAGGATTCAAGGCTCTTGACCCTGATGTACGTATAGAAGGAGTTATCTTGAATAAGGTCAAAGGCCAAAGGCATTTCCTAAAGGCAAAGGAGTCTGTTGAAAAGTTAGCAAATGTTCCAGTCATAGGAGGCATTCCAAGAAATGAAGAGATTGCAGTGGAAGAAAGGCATCTTGGTTTGGTTCCAGCTCTTGAAAAGGAAAAGATCAATAGGAATATTGAACTTTGGGGGCATATTGCTGAGGAATATATAGACCTGGATGCTCTAAAGGATATTATGAAAACATCCAGCAAATCTGCTGTAAAAGACAATATGAATAAGTCCATTGAATCTATGGAAGATGATTATAATCAAGGCCATCGTGTAGATTTATCCATTCATGAGGATGAATTCAATAGGGAGCATAATGAGGCCATTAATCTTGAGGTCACCAATGGCTCCAAACCTGGAGAGCTGTGGAAAACAGGCAATAATGCACCTATTAAGATTGGTGTAGCTATTGATGAAATCTTCACTTTCTATTATAAGGAAACATTGGAATCCCTTGAGGAAAATGGGGCTAAGATAGTTCCATTCAGCCCATATAAGGATGAGGAAATTCCAGATGTTGATGCCCTTTACATTGGTGGAGGCTACCCTGAAGTGTTCAAGAAGGAATTGTCTGAGAATGAATCCATGCTAAAATCCATCAATAAGTTCCATAAGGAACATAGGCCAATATATGGTGAATGCGGTGGATTGATTTATTTATCAGAGTCTATTGACGGCTTAGGAATGGTTAATGCAATCCCATACAGTGCAGAAATGACTCCTAGAGTTCAAGGATTGAATTATGTTGTAGCAAGATCAAATAAGGATAATCTCATATCTGAAAAAGGAGATATTTTCCGTGCACATGAATTCCATTACACCAAACTCAACATTGACAGAACTGATGAGCTTGTTTTTGATGTACTCAGAGGAAGAGGTGTATTGAATAATATGGATGGAGTCAGCATTGGAAACACTTTAGCCAATTACATTCACATTCACGCTTGTTCATGTCCTAACTTTGCATATAATTTCACTAAGAACATAGCAGAGTTGGACTGA
- a CDS encoding oligosaccharide repeat unit polymerase family protein: MNFNFKNGNFDLFNPLIVVVMAILFLIIAMPMWYFYQELPSPNLDLYLYIGLGLLFFIFSAFASNYILSKSFKIDVDSTPKKIFSTEKLSLFDSYSKNELIIVALVLLGILLQVINIALLGGIPLFSATLKAKAATKIWLVSYIIFLPSINVLLAKYNRKSHYLLLLIGLVLFALTGYRTTPIAIMLSALITLYYTRDIDVKYIILAILAIAVVLLAVGFIAVQAITWQHWSLNPIELVSYRAAFTLNILSKAIENQCATMGNLFYTTLTGFFTHSDARVLVGQATLGQVHSITSTIFGPALLDFGIVGMILQMFLLGLILKTLHSIQNYKKEIFTAFYGILLAQTIIWIETGPTDIVVWLFYLIGIFLIIHFLRGANHEI, from the coding sequence ATGAACTTTAATTTTAAAAACGGAAATTTTGATCTATTCAATCCACTGATAGTTGTAGTGATGGCAATATTGTTCCTCATCATAGCTATGCCTATGTGGTATTTCTACCAGGAATTGCCTTCTCCCAATTTAGATTTGTATCTTTATATTGGATTAGGGCTCTTGTTCTTTATTTTTAGCGCTTTTGCATCTAACTACATCTTAAGTAAAAGCTTTAAAATCGATGTGGATTCAACCCCTAAAAAAATTTTCAGCACTGAGAAATTATCATTATTTGATTCATATTCAAAAAATGAATTGATTATTGTAGCACTGGTTTTATTAGGCATTTTGCTGCAGGTTATAAACATCGCTTTATTAGGTGGCATACCACTTTTCTCTGCTACATTAAAGGCGAAGGCTGCAACAAAAATTTGGCTTGTATCCTACATTATTTTCCTGCCATCCATAAATGTTCTGCTTGCAAAATACAATAGAAAATCACATTATCTATTATTGCTCATCGGCTTGGTCTTGTTTGCCCTAACTGGATATAGGACCACTCCTATTGCAATCATGCTATCTGCACTCATAACCTTGTACTATACAAGGGATATTGATGTGAAATACATTATTTTAGCTATCTTAGCTATTGCAGTGGTGCTTTTGGCAGTTGGATTCATTGCAGTTCAAGCCATCACCTGGCAGCACTGGTCTTTAAATCCAATTGAATTGGTGTCTTATAGGGCAGCATTTACATTGAATATACTCTCAAAAGCCATCGAGAATCAATGTGCCACTATGGGCAATCTATTCTACACAACATTGACAGGATTCTTTACACATTCAGATGCAAGAGTTTTGGTTGGCCAGGCTACATTAGGACAGGTTCATTCCATAACATCTACAATTTTCGGCCCTGCATTGCTTGATTTTGGTATTGTGGGAATGATTCTGCAAATGTTTTTATTAGGCCTTATCCTAAAGACATTACACAGCATACAGAATTACAAGAAAGAGATCTTTACAGCATTTTACGGAATTTTGCTTGCACAAACAATCATCTGGATAGAGACAGGCCCAACTGATATTGTTGTATGGCTATTCTATTTGATTGGCATTTTCCTCATCATCCATTTCCTAAGGGGTGCAAATCATGAAATCTAA